One Microbacterium sp. SSM24 genomic window, GCGGGCCGCGCGCGCCCAATCCCGAACGGCTTCGGGGGATCGGTCGGGGTCGTCGAGACGGATCGAGCCGGCGACGTAGTCGAAGGAACGCAGCATGCCCGCGACGTCGCGCAGGGCCAGGTCTGCCTGCGTCCGCTCGACCATGGGTCTCAGCGGTTCCCCCTCGAAGTCCAGCAGCACCCAGCCGCGACCGGGGACGTGCATCACCTGGCCGAGGTGATAGTCGCCGTGAATGCGCTGCTGATCCGGCCACGGCGCCGCCGCGGCGCGCTCGTAGACGCTCTCGATGGCGTCTCGGCGTTCGGCGATCTCGGGAACCTCAGCGATCGCGATGGTCAGGCGGCGGCGCCAGGAGGCGACGGTGGCGGCGCGGTCGTCCGCCGAGGTCTCGCGAGTGGGGAACAGGTCGGCGAGTGAGACGTGGACCTCGGCGGTCGCCGCGCCGAGCGCGCGGGCGGAGGAGCGGAAGTCGTCGCCGCGGGCCGCGGCTCGCAGCGCCACGCGCCAGGCGTCCTCCACCTCGGGCAGGAACTCCTGCGCGGACGCGAGCGAGCCGGTCACGGTGCCCCGGGCGGTCGCGAGATCCGGCCAGGTCCCCTCGACCCATCCGATCGCGCGCGGAACGTGCACCGATCCCGATGCGGCCAGAGCGGTGGGGAGTTCGATATCGGGATTGAGTCCGGCATGCAGCTGGCGGTAGACCTTGCAGATCACGGGCATACCGCTGGAGCGGTAGATGAGCGAGGTGTTGGACTGCTCGCCGCTCATGACGGTGGCGCTCGGGGCGTCCGGAGTGCGCACACGAGGTCCGGGGTGCCCCGTCGCGACCGTCTGCGGTCCCACGCCGCGACCACCGCTCGTCACCAGGTCGAACAGCGCCCGCGTGTACGCCGGGTCGTGAGGGCCGTCGATGAAGGTCGTGCCCGGCTCTGGACTGCCGATGATGTGATCGGGCGAGGCATCCACGTCCTCCGTCGCGCGGGACACCACGGGAAGCTGGTAGAGCACGGCGGGGAGGGCACC contains:
- a CDS encoding maltokinase N-terminal cap-like domain-containing protein, coding for MDSTLACLAAWMPRQRWYAAKGRPPSLRLVSWWDLPPATEADAGARIRTYLVADEGALPAVLYQLPVVSRATEDVDASPDHIIGSPEPGTTFIDGPHDPAYTRALFDLVTSGGRGVGPQTVATGHPGPRVRTPDAPSATVMSGEQSNTSLIYRSSGMPVICKVYRQLHAGLNPDIELPTALAASGSVHVPRAIGWVEGTWPDLATARGTVTGSLASAQEFLPEVEDAWRVALRAAARGDDFRSSARALGAATAEVHVSLADLFPTRETSADDRAATVASWRRRLTIAIAEVPEIAERRDAIESVYERAAAAPWPDQQRIHGDYHLGQVMHVPGRGWVLLDFEGEPLRPMVERTQADLALRDVAGMLRSFDYVAGSIRLDDPDRSPEAVRDWARAARAAFLDGYAMASGADLDADGAVLAALELDKAVYEAIYEARNRPTWVTIPLRAIARLVEKPATVG